From the Toxoplasma gondii ME49 chromosome VIIa, whole genome shotgun sequence genome, one window contains:
- a CDS encoding hypothetical protein (encoded by transcript TGME49_203685~Signal peptide predicted by SignalP 2.0 HMM (probability 0.986) with cleavage site probability 0.567 at residue 26~Predicted trans-membrane domain (TMHMM2.0):9-32) — protein sequence MTVVCFCYLSPVTIFHRAGPPPPVPPPRRPHHYGNVQGAPRPPSEQGSTESSRVQPPVPTQTPTEDRPDEAAQTEDIVPESKPPVSAKIAAGGGPRQEEPLYGTVPQSPLVRCFKHVTQNTHTMS from the exons ATGACGGTTGTCTGTTTTTGTTATTTGTCCCCTGTGACGATATTCCACAGAGCAG GTCCGCCGCCTCCAGTTCCCCCTCCTCGTCGGCCGCATCACTATGGAAACGTGCAGGG CGCCCCCC GACCACCGTCCGAGCAAGGCAGTACAGAAAGCTCAAGAGTCCAACCACCAGTTCC TACTCAA ACTCCCACAGAGGATA GACCAGACGAAGCTGCCCAGACGGAGGATATTGTGCCTGAGAGCAAGCCGCCAGTTTCAGCGAAGAT AGCAGCT GGCGGCGGTCCGCGTCAAGAAG AGCCGTTGTATGGCACTGTACCACAGTC GCCGCTGGTACGGTGCTTCAAGCATGTGACTCAAAACACTCATACAATGTCATGA
- a CDS encoding hypothetical protein (encoded by transcript TGME49_203688) produces the protein MFDILCLSSLCVAGGRALSWLFKPIPWPPGTQKTPRVADLKAPSKSAEEEPEKPSSGGVSRLASAPSLPSVSPSKSSQGAGSGPART, from the exons ATGTTTGACATCCTCTGCTTGAGTTCACTCTGTGTTGCAGGTGGGCGAGCGCTTTCTTGGCTCTTCAAGCCGATACCATGGCCACCGGGCAC GCAGAAA ACGCCCCGAGTGGCCGACCTCA AAGCTCCGTCTAAAagcgccgaagaagaaccgGAA AAGCCATCGTCCGGGGGTGTATCTAGGCTGGCGTCGGCCCCTTCGTTGccttcggtgtctccgtctaAGTCTTCGCAGGGAGCCGGATCGGGTCCTGCGCGTACGTAA